A genomic stretch from Mauremys mutica isolate MM-2020 ecotype Southern chromosome 18, ASM2049712v1, whole genome shotgun sequence includes:
- the PMPCA gene encoding mitochondrial-processing peptidase subunit alpha, whose protein sequence is MAANMVRVRGGAWGPVRRFGLAAYRKYSSGGGCPNVPLTSPLPGVPKPVFATADGQEKFETKVTTLENGLRIASQNKFGQFCTVGILINSGSRHEAKYLSGISHFLEKLAFSSTAQFGSKDEILLTLEKHGGICDCQASRDTTMYAVSADAKGLDTVVNLLADVVLQPRLSDEEIEMTRMAVQFELEDLNMRPDPEPLLTEMIHAAAYRENTVGLNRFCPVENIEKMDRKVLHSYLQNYYTPDRMVLAGVGIEHEQLVECARKYLLGVDPVWKSDKPKQVDKSVAQYTGGIIKLEKDMSDVSLGPTPIPELTHIMIGLESCSFLEEDFIPFAVLNMMMGGGGSFSAGGPGKGMFTRLYLNVLNRHHWMYNATSYHHSYEDTGLLCIHASADPRQVREMVEIITREFVLMAGAVGEVELERAKTQLKSMLMMNLESRPVIFEDVGRQVLATNTRKLPHELCSLIGNVKPNDIKRVVAKMLRNKPAVAALGDLTELPTYEHIQAALSSKDGRLPRMYRLFR, encoded by the exons ATGGCGGCGAACATGGTGCGGGTTCGGGGTGGCGCGTGGGGCCCGGTTCGCAG GTTTGGCTTGGCAGCCTACAGAAAATACAGCAGTGGAGGGGGCTGCCCCAACGTCCCTCTCACTTCTCCTCTGCCTGGAGTGCCTAAGCCTGTCTTTGCAACAGCTGACGGACAGGAGAAATTTGAAACCAAAGTTACAACACTAGAGAATGGACTGCGGATTGCATCACAAAACAAATTTGGACAGTTCTGTACTGTAGGGA ttCTTATAAATTCAGGATCAAGACATGAAGCAAAATACCTTAGCGGCATTTCACACTTCTTGGAAAAGTTGGCTTTCTCT tCCACAGCCCAGTTTGGCAGCAAAGATGAAatccttctgaccttggaaaaACACGGGGGTATTTGTGATTGTCAGGCATCAAG GGATACCACAATGTATGCTGTTTCTGCTGATGCCAAAGGCCTAGACACTGTGGTCAATCTACTGGCTGATGTTGTATTACAGCCCAGGTTATCAG ATGAAGAAATCGAGATGACTCGAATGGCTGTGCAGTTTGAGCTTGAAGATCTGAATATGAGACCTGATCCAGAGCCTCTACTAACGGAGATGATACATGCG GCAGCCTACAGGGAGAACACCGTGGGACTCAACAGGTTCTGCCCCGTGGAAAACATAGAGAAAATGGATCGGAAAGTGCTCCATTCGTATCTGCAGAATTACTATACACCTGACAGGATGGTGTTGGCTGGGGTTGGGATAGAGCATGAGCAGTTGGTGGAGTGTGCCAGGAAGTATCTGCTTGGTGTAGATCCAGTGTGGAAAAGCGACAAGCCCAAGCAAGTTGACAAATCAGTCGCACAGTACACGGGAGGAATCATCAAG CTTGAAAAAGACATGTCGGATGTGAGTTTGGGTCCGACTCCAATCCCTGAGCTGACCCACATCATGATTGGGTTAGAAAGCTGTTCCTTTCTG GAGGAAGACTTCATTCCCTTTGCTGTATTAAACATGATGATGGGAGGTGGTGGTTCCTTTTCTGCTGGAGGGCCTGGCAAGGGCATGTTCACCCGTCTGTATCTTAATGTGCTCAACAG GCATCACTGGATGTATAATGCAACCTCTTACCATCACAGTTATGAGGATACAGGTCTCTTGTGTATTCATGCCAGTGCAGATCCTCGACAG GTCCGAGAAATGGTGGAAATAATTACGAGAGAGTTCGTTTTAATGGCgggagcagtgggggag GTGGAATTGGAGCGAGCAAAGACTCAGTTGAAATCCATGCTTATGATGAACCTAGAATCCCGGCCAGTTATCTTTGAGGATGTAGGAAGGCAAGTGCTGGCAACAAACACAAGAAAACTCCCTCATGAGCTGTGCTCTCTCATCG GTAACGTGAAACCCAATGACATCAAGAGGGTGGTTGCAAAAATGCTTCGTAACAAACCAGCAGTGGCTGCACTGGGTGACTTGACGGAATTACCTACGTATGAACACATTCAAGCAGCACTGTCTAGTAAGGACGGGCGGCTACCTAGGATGTATCGGCTTTTTCGATAA
- the ENTR1 gene encoding endosome-associated-trafficking regulator 1, producing the protein MAGHSRAPAGAPRSPSPSPHPWGGEAEPGESNPFSFREFVRSQGRSAAPRGASPKAAARPASGLSLRRQEPFFPDPSAGRGPLDEEEEAEWSGCYQPAAVEHAHLAGPGSASPGPSALESFYCHRADWDWSGLEDSAPWPLDESDPLGYASGGEAGEGHRHAPQPSFRELQEENDRLRSKVNQLHFFSETQTDRVKKLEKKLEENKIKEEKEARDLEAMVQHVEQNLQLMTKRAVKAENNVIKLKQENALLQVQLKNYKAENEAMKTGQSASLAVVKQNADTALQNLLRVITNSRSSIKQLVSGAESLQVVAELLKSIDRISEISDDGP; encoded by the exons ATGGCGGGTCACAGCCGCGCCCCGGCCGGCGCCCCCCGCTCCCCTTCCCCGAGCCCGCACCCCTGGGGCG GCGAGGCCGAGCCCGGCGAGTCCAACCCCTTCTCCTTCCGGGAGTTCGTGCGGAGCCAGGGCCGGAGCGCGGCGCCGCGCGGCGCCAGCCCCAag gccGCCGCCCGCCCTGCGTCGGGGCTGAGCCTGCGGCGCCAGGAGCCCTTTTTCCCGGACCCCAGCGCGGGCCGCGGGCCGctggacgaggaggaggaggcggagtggagcGGCTGTTACCAGCCCGCCGCCGTGGAACACGCCCACCTGGCCGGGCCTGGCAGCGCCTCGCCGGGGCCCAGCGCCTTGGAGTCCTTCTACTGCCACCGCGCGGACTGGGACTGGTCGGGGCTGGAGGACTCGGCCCCGTGGCCGCTGGACGAGAGTGACCCCCTGGGCTACGCGTCCGGGGGGGAGGCTGGAGAGGGGCATCGTCACGCGCCGCAGCCGAGCTTCCGAGAA CTACAAGAAGAAAATGACAGACTGAGAAGCAAGGTTAACCAGCTTCACTTCTTCTCTGAAACTCAGACAGACAG GGTAAAGAAGCTTGAAAAAAAACTAGAGGAGAACAAGATTAAAGAGGAAAAAGAGGCCCGGGATCTAGAAGCAATGGTGCAGCATGTAGAACAGAATCTCCAGTTGATGACT AAACGGGCTGTGAAAGCAGAAAATAATGTTATAAAACTGAAACAGGAAAATGCACTACTTCAG GTTCAGCTGAAGAATTACAAGGCAGAGAATGAAGCCATGAAGACTGGCCAGTCTGCTAGTTTGGCTGTAGTGAAACAAAATGCAGATACTGCCTTGCAGAATCTTCTGAGAGTAATTACAAATTCACGCTCTTCAATAAA GCAATTGGTCTCTGGAGCAGAATCATTGCAGGTTGTTGCTGAACTCCTTAAATCGATAGACAGAATTTCTGAAATTTCAGATGATGGACCGTGA